The genomic region TTTCAGCAGATTTCAGCAGAACATTGGGCCAAGCGGCACTTACATACCCATGCCGCCCATGCCGCCCATGCCGCCCATGCCGCCCATGCCACCACCTTCGGGCATGCCGCCGGCGCTCTCCTTCTTGGGCAGTTCAGCCACCATGGCTTCGGTGGTGATCATCAAACCGGCAATGGAGGCAGCGGCCTGCAGGGCATGGCGCACCACCTTGGTCGGATCGATCACGCCACGTTGCACCAGGTCGGCATACTCCTCCTGGGCAGCGTCATAGCCAAAGCTGCCGTTGTTGTTCTCGGCGATCCGCGCCACCACGACCGAACCTTCGGCGCCGGCGTTGCCGACGATCACCCGCAAAGGTTCTTCCAGGGCACGGCGGACAATCTTGACCCCCATCTGCTGGTCTTCGTTGTCGCGCTTCACGGCATCGAGGCACTTCTGGCTGCGCAACAGGGCCACGCCGCCACCGGGAACAATCCCCTCTTCCACGGCTGCACGGGTGGCATGCAGGGCGTCGTCCACACGGTCCTTGCGCTCTTTCACTTCCACCTCGGTACCGCCGCCGACCTTGATCACCGCCACGCCGCCGGCCAACTTTGCCAGGCGTTCCTGCAACTTCTCCCGGTCATAGTCGGAGGTGGTCTCTTCGATCTGGGCGCGAATCTGGTTGACCCGGCCCTTGATGTCCGCACCAGAGCCTGACCCTCCCACGATGGTGGTGTCTTCTTTGGTGATGGTGATCGATTTGGCCGATCCCAGCATGTCCAGGGTGACATTTTCCAGTTTGACGCCCAGATCTTCCGAAGCCACGGTACCGCCGGTCAGGATGGCAATATCCTCCAGCATGGCCTTGCGCCGGTCGCCAAACCCGGGGGCTTTCACGGCGCACACTTTCAGGCCGCCCCGCAATTTGTTCACCACCAGGGTCGCCAGGGCCTCCCCTTCGACATCCTCGGCAATGATCAACAGAGGGCGGCTGGATTGCACCACGCTCTCCAGCACCGGCAGAATCTGCTGGAGTCCGTTGACCTTTTTCTCGACCAGCAGAATGTAGGGCTCGTTCAACTCCACGAGCATCTTTTCGGCGTTGGTCACAAAATAGGGCGAGAGATACCCCCGGTCGAACTGCATCCCTTCCACCACTTCCAGGGTGGTTTCCAGGCCTTTGGCCTCCTCGACGGTGATGACCCCCTCCTTGCCGACCTTGTCCATGGCCTGGGCAATCATTTTGCCGATTTCAAGGTCGCTGTTGGCCGAGATGGTCCCAACCTGGGAGATCTCCTCGGAGCTGGTCACCTCTTTGGAAACCGATTTCAGATGCGCCACCACCGCCTCGACAGCGGCATCGATGCCCCGCCGCAGATCCATCGGATTCATCCCGGCGGCCACCGACTTCATCCCCTCACGAATGATGGCCTGGGCCAATACGGTCGCCGTGGTGGTTCCGTCACCGGCTTCATCTGCGGTTTTGGAGGCCACTTCCCTGACCATCTGGGCGCCCATGTTCTCAAACTTGTTCTCCAGTTCGATCTCCTTGGCCACGGTCACGCCGTCCTTGGTAATCCGGGGAGCGCCCCAGGATTTGTCCAGAACGACATTCCGGCCTTTCGGTCCCAGGGTCACCTTGACGGCATCGGCCAGGACATTGACCCCCGTCAGCATCCTGCTCCGGGCGATCTCACCAAATTTGACTTCTTTCGCT from Magnetococcales bacterium harbors:
- the groL gene encoding chaperonin GroEL (60 kDa chaperone family; promotes refolding of misfolded polypeptides especially under stressful conditions; forms two stacked rings of heptamers to form a barrel-shaped 14mer; ends can be capped by GroES; misfolded proteins enter the barrel where they are refolded when GroES binds) → MAAKEVKFGEIARSRMLTGVNVLADAVKVTLGPKGRNVVLDKSWGAPRITKDGVTVAKEIELENKFENMGAQMVREVASKTADEAGDGTTTATVLAQAIIREGMKSVAAGMNPMDLRRGIDAAVEAVVAHLKSVSKEVTSSEEISQVGTISANSDLEIGKMIAQAMDKVGKEGVITVEEAKGLETTLEVVEGMQFDRGYLSPYFVTNAEKMLVELNEPYILLVEKKVNGLQQILPVLESVVQSSRPLLIIAEDVEGEALATLVVNKLRGGLKVCAVKAPGFGDRRKAMLEDIAILTGGTVASEDLGVKLENVTLDMLGSAKSITITKEDTTIVGGSGSGADIKGRVNQIRAQIEETTSDYDREKLQERLAKLAGGVAVIKVGGGTEVEVKERKDRVDDALHATRAAVEEGIVPGGGVALLRSQKCLDAVKRDNEDQQMGVKIVRRALEEPLRVIVGNAGAEGSVVVARIAENNNGSFGYDAAQEEYADLVQRGVIDPTKVVRHALQAAASIAGLMITTEAMVAELPKKESAGGMPEGGGMGGMGGMGGMGGMGM